The Engystomops pustulosus chromosome 4, aEngPut4.maternal, whole genome shotgun sequence genome contains a region encoding:
- the LOC140128757 gene encoding olfactory receptor 11L1-like has product MNGFPGLRDLKYLLFVFLFLMFCLIIVGNLLIIVLIYLSRNLHSPMYFFLTQLSLSDILLATDIIPNTLSVVLHEGATMSFTGCLVQFNFFAIAECTECLLLTVMSYDRYMAICHPLHYNITINESFCMKSVVAAWIVSFFMSLMEELGFCRLQFCGPNAIDHFFCDYTPIVELSCSDTFTLQIQTFVLGICVIACPFLLTMASYVYIIFTILKIQSQSGRQKAFLTCSSHLTVVSIFFGTLISVYVVPKRGHLLIVGKINSLLYTVVTPLLNPVIYSLRNRDFMEAFTNLKNSDIFLPLFIS; this is encoded by the exons ATGAACG GATTCCCAGGTCTTCGGGACCTCAAGTATCTGCTCTTCGTCTTTCTGTTCCTCATGTTTTGCCTGATAATAGTTGGAAACCTTTTGATTATTGTTCTGATCTATCTGAGCAGAAACCTCCattctcccatgtacttcttcctcaCACAGTTGTCCCTATCTGACATCTTACTGGCCACGGACATCATTCCCAATACACTTAGCGTGGTTCTTCATGAAGGGGCCACCATGTCCTTCACCGGCTGCCTGGTGCAgtttaatttttttgccattgCCGAATGTACTGAGTGTCTTCTCCTGACTGTGATGTCCTATGACCGCTATATGGCCATCTGCCACCCCCTCCACTATAATATTACCATCAATGAGTCATTTTGTATGAAATCTGTGGTCGCAGCCTGGATTGTCAGCTTCTTTATGAGTTTGATGGAGGAGTTAGGCTTCTGCAGGCTTCAGTTCTGTGGACCCAATGCCATTGACCATTTCTTTTGTGACTACACACCTATTGTGGAGCTTTCATGCTCAGATACCTTCACACTTCAGATCCAGACATTTGTACTAGGGATTTGCGTAATTGCTTGTCCATTTCTGCTCACAATGGCCtcctatgtatatattatattcaccATCCTGAAAATCCAATCACAAAGCGGGAGACAGAAAGCCTTCCTCACCTGCAGCTCACACCTGACTGTGGTCTCCATATTTTTTGGAACATTGATATCAGTTTATGTGGTTCCAAAAAGAGGACATTTGTTAATTGTGGGTAAGATCAATTCCCTTCTCTACACGGTGGTGACTCCATTACTGAACCCGGTGATTTATAGTCTGAGGAACAGAGACTTCATGGAGGCCTTCACCAATCTGAAAAACTCTGACATCTTTTTACCATTATTTATTAGTTAA